The proteins below come from a single Candidatus Kirkpatrickella diaphorinae genomic window:
- a CDS encoding zinc-binding dehydrogenase → MTEHEVPAEYRAWCWVDGTSALALEMRHVSRPKLADDEVLVRNYVAGLNPVDWKALGERIAPMKPGHIPGVDGAGIVVEVGAKLDPAWVGRRVAYHQNLIRPGSFAEYTPVQGRALMVMPDALDFGTAASMPCPALTAWQALSKLPSRVGAKLLISGAGGAVGNYLVQLAADRGFAVTVMCHERHWERLRALGAQHCLPGTAVSDDHFAEELRNQYYAVIDTVGADYAVNLAPAMKANGHIVCILGRLDTWPDPIFTRATSLHEVTINGLHMYGDDADWHDLTKAGERLLACLAEQSLHPEEMVTRSFDALPAFLNDLEHRQFTGKALVNMPVIANS, encoded by the coding sequence ATGACAGAACATGAAGTTCCGGCGGAATATCGCGCCTGGTGCTGGGTTGACGGGACATCGGCGCTCGCGCTGGAAATGCGGCATGTGTCCCGCCCCAAGCTTGCGGATGATGAAGTCCTCGTGCGCAATTACGTGGCCGGACTGAACCCGGTTGACTGGAAAGCCCTTGGTGAGCGCATTGCGCCCATGAAGCCCGGCCATATCCCAGGCGTTGATGGCGCCGGAATCGTCGTGGAAGTCGGTGCGAAACTTGATCCGGCCTGGGTCGGACGCCGCGTTGCCTATCATCAAAATCTTATCCGCCCCGGCAGCTTCGCCGAATATACGCCCGTTCAGGGCCGCGCATTGATGGTGATGCCGGATGCGCTGGATTTCGGCACGGCGGCCAGTATGCCATGCCCCGCTCTTACCGCGTGGCAGGCCCTCTCCAAGCTGCCCAGCCGCGTCGGCGCGAAGCTCCTGATTTCAGGCGCCGGGGGTGCGGTTGGGAATTATCTCGTCCAACTTGCTGCTGATCGCGGTTTTGCCGTGACCGTCATGTGCCATGAGCGTCATTGGGAGCGTCTGCGCGCATTGGGCGCCCAGCATTGCCTCCCCGGTACCGCCGTGTCGGATGATCACTTCGCGGAGGAACTGAGAAATCAATATTACGCCGTCATCGATACAGTCGGTGCTGATTACGCCGTCAATCTGGCCCCGGCCATGAAGGCGAACGGGCATATTGTCTGCATTCTCGGCCGCCTGGACACCTGGCCGGACCCGATTTTCACGCGTGCGACATCCCTGCATGAAGTGACGATCAACGGCCTGCATATGTATGGTGATGATGCGGACTGGCATGATCTGACCAAAGCAGGGGAGCGCCTGCTGGCTTGCCTGGCGGAGCAGTCTCTCCATCCGGAAGAGATGGTGACGCGTAGTTTTGACGCGTTGCCGGCATTCTTGAATGACCTTGAGCATCGTCAATTTACGGGCAAAGCACTGGTCAATATGCCGGTCATCGCCAATAGCTGA
- a CDS encoding PBSX family phage terminase large subunit, whose product MERAIEIPPAFGDFSRPYRYRIWYGGRGSSKSWTVARVLVAMAASRNLRILCVREYQNATHDSVQRLLEDQIAALGLTAWFTVRRDRITSRSGAEFLFKGLARNIQGIKSTEGIDICWVEEGQSISQNSLDILIPTIRKTGSEIWVTYNPNRPEDPIHLLAQRLKNDDDALICQVNWRDNPWFPLTLEGERQRLLKHDPQLYEHVWEGACRQQSAAVIFHDRMIFEAFETPPDARFYFGADWGFAQDPTVLIRCFVQDDCVYVDHEAYGVKTEIDALPALFLRIPGAGTWPILADSARPETISYMARAGGFRIRGVEKWPGSLEDGIARLKAFRQIIVHPRCPQIGQEFRRYSYLTDPHTGDVLPKIEDRWNHGIDALRYALSPLIRHRRQMPHFGAYLKTPRPSE is encoded by the coding sequence ATGGAACGCGCGATTGAGATACCGCCAGCCTTCGGTGATTTCTCCCGCCCTTATCGTTATCGTATCTGGTATGGTGGACGTGGTTCTTCCAAATCATGGACGGTCGCGCGCGTCCTTGTGGCCATGGCCGCGTCACGAAATCTGCGCATTCTGTGCGTGCGTGAATATCAGAACGCCACGCATGATTCGGTGCAGCGCCTGCTGGAAGACCAGATTGCCGCCCTGGGTTTGACAGCGTGGTTTACGGTGCGACGCGACAGGATCACCTCGCGTAGCGGCGCGGAGTTTTTATTCAAGGGCCTGGCGCGCAACATTCAGGGCATCAAATCAACGGAAGGGATCGATATTTGCTGGGTGGAGGAAGGTCAATCGATCAGCCAGAATTCGCTCGACATATTGATCCCGACCATCCGCAAGACGGGCTCCGAAATCTGGGTTACTTACAATCCCAACCGCCCGGAAGACCCGATCCATCTTCTCGCGCAACGTCTCAAAAATGATGATGACGCGCTGATCTGTCAGGTGAACTGGCGTGATAATCCCTGGTTTCCGCTGACATTGGAGGGGGAGAGGCAGCGGCTTTTAAAGCATGATCCGCAACTTTATGAGCATGTCTGGGAAGGGGCATGCCGACAGCAATCTGCGGCGGTTATCTTCCATGATCGCATGATTTTCGAGGCGTTCGAAACGCCGCCCGATGCGCGATTTTATTTCGGCGCTGACTGGGGTTTCGCGCAGGACCCAACGGTCCTGATTCGATGTTTCGTGCAGGATGACTGCGTTTACGTTGATCACGAAGCTTATGGCGTCAAAACGGAAATTGATGCGCTTCCCGCATTGTTTCTGCGCATCCCGGGTGCGGGGACATGGCCTATTTTAGCGGATTCCGCCCGGCCTGAAACCATCAGCTACATGGCGCGGGCGGGTGGCTTCCGCATTCGCGGTGTCGAGAAATGGCCCGGCAGCCTCGAAGACGGGATTGCCCGCCTCAAAGCGTTTCGGCAGATCATCGTCCATCCACGTTGTCCGCAGATTGGACAGGAATTCCGGCGATATAGTTATCTGACGGACCCGCATACAGGCGACGTCCTGCCCAAAATCGAGGATCGCTGGAATCACGGAATTGACGCGTTGCGTTACGCTTTGTCACCTCTTATCCGCCATCGCCGTCAGATGCCGCATTTCGGGGCATATCTGAAAACGCCGCGTCCCTCGGAATAA
- the thiD gene encoding bifunctional hydroxymethylpyrimidine kinase/phosphomethylpyrimidine kinase, whose translation MISRTPISNLLTIAGTDPTGGAGIQADLKTFSALGAYGMSVITAVVAQNTRGVSAVTPMTPDCVAAQIDAVFDDVRVDAVKIGMLHEEGIIKSVASRLRHYRPDIIVLDPVMMAKSGDPLLDPNAISALKTYLLPLATLVTPNLPEAAALLGASVAQFDDEVRAQLHDFSKLGARATLLKGGHSHNVTESTDWLHDMSRAEDEPIAFTSPRIDTHCDHGTGCTLSAAIAALLPQHDLISSIRRAKTYLDGALAAAQALSVGQGHGPLHHFHAMWPTHPAAR comes from the coding sequence TTGATATCACGAACGCCCATTTCGAATCTCCTGACCATCGCGGGCACGGACCCCACGGGCGGGGCTGGTATTCAGGCGGATCTCAAAACATTCTCCGCGCTTGGTGCATATGGCATGTCCGTCATCACCGCTGTGGTGGCGCAAAATACGCGCGGCGTTAGCGCTGTTACCCCGATGACGCCGGACTGTGTCGCCGCCCAGATCGACGCCGTGTTTGATGATGTGCGGGTGGATGCTGTCAAAATCGGCATGTTGCATGAAGAGGGCATTATCAAATCTGTCGCCTCACGCCTGCGCCATTATCGGCCTGACATCATTGTCCTTGACCCTGTCATGATGGCAAAAAGCGGTGACCCTCTGCTTGACCCGAACGCGATCAGCGCTCTCAAAACATATTTACTCCCTCTCGCGACGCTTGTGACGCCCAACCTGCCGGAAGCGGCCGCTTTACTGGGTGCGTCAGTGGCACAATTCGATGATGAAGTCCGGGCGCAATTGCATGATTTCTCGAAGCTCGGCGCGCGCGCCACTCTGCTTAAAGGTGGTCACAGCCATAATGTCACTGAAAGCACGGATTGGCTGCACGACATGTCGCGCGCCGAGGATGAACCGATTGCCTTCACCTCTCCACGCATCGACACGCATTGCGACCATGGCACAGGTTGCACGCTTTCCGCAGCCATCGCGGCGCTCTTGCCGCAGCATGATCTGATCTCTTCCATTCGCCGCGCTAAAACCTATCTCGATGGCGCTCTGGCTGCGGCCCAGGCGCTTTCAGTGGGCCAGGGACATGGCCCCCTGCATCATTTCCATGCAATGTGGCCGACCCATCCGGCAGCACGCTGA
- a CDS encoding NUDIX hydrolase: MSRSDCHPSEKRAHPRPTIATLAVTLRDDSVLLVRRNNTSEAARWGLPGGEVNWGETILDAAQREMSEESGLTTRPRHAFSAHEIIETDDAGNPSRHIIFIAVLCAWVDGQPGGGDDAHEARWFRLEDLANPGLNLNANVVEIVRQAAAFHHDHALGGSMTVGA, translated from the coding sequence ATGTCTCGCTCAGATTGTCATCCTTCGGAAAAGCGCGCCCATCCGCGCCCGACCATTGCCACCCTGGCCGTCACCCTGCGGGATGACAGCGTGCTCCTCGTCCGGCGCAACAACACGTCGGAGGCCGCAAGATGGGGCCTTCCCGGTGGGGAAGTCAATTGGGGCGAGACCATACTTGATGCGGCACAGCGAGAAATGTCGGAGGAATCGGGCCTGACGACCCGGCCACGCCACGCTTTTTCAGCGCATGAAATTATCGAAACTGACGATGCGGGTAACCCCAGCCGCCATATCATTTTCATCGCCGTGCTTTGCGCCTGGGTTGATGGGCAGCCCGGCGGCGGCGATGATGCACATGAGGCGCGCTGGTTCCGGCTGGAGGATCTCGCGAATCCGGGCCTGAATCTCAATGCGAATGTCGTTGAAATCGTCCGTCAGGCCGCCGCCTTTCATCACGACCACGCTTTGGGCGGTTCCATGACTGTCGGCGCCTGA
- a CDS encoding helix-turn-helix domain-containing protein, producing MRQIFARRLRAERDARAITQKQICERTGLGQPFISNVERGKITISLDNAGKVAAALGLPLHKLLEPCGHGRGG from the coding sequence GTGCGGCAGATTTTTGCCCGAAGATTGCGTGCGGAGAGAGATGCACGTGCCATTACACAGAAGCAGATTTGCGAGAGGACGGGTCTCGGCCAGCCATTTATTTCAAATGTTGAGAGAGGCAAAATCACCATCAGTCTCGATAATGCCGGAAAAGTGGCCGCGGCCCTCGGCCTGCCACTGCATAAGCTTCTCGAACCCTGTGGTCATGGGAGAGGCGGCTGA
- a CDS encoding helix-turn-helix domain-containing protein translates to MPPSLTDLKRPRSADMIAFGRRLKKLRIKLGMTQSQLALHLGVSENAIVQYETGRSFPRRPRLLILAKVLEVDLTFLLSGATTGEGQARSDFELAALRLFRLIPHAAQPDMLEAMRLYARAFKSETK, encoded by the coding sequence ATGCCGCCATCCTTGACTGACCTTAAACGCCCGCGCTCCGCGGATATGATCGCTTTCGGCAGAAGGCTGAAAAAACTGCGCATCAAACTTGGCATGACGCAATCACAGCTTGCCCTTCATCTTGGCGTCAGTGAAAACGCCATTGTGCAATATGAGACGGGGCGCTCCTTTCCCCGTCGGCCGCGCCTGCTGATTCTGGCCAAGGTTCTGGAAGTTGATCTGACATTTCTGCTTTCAGGCGCCACAACGGGTGAGGGGCAGGCCCGCAGCGATTTTGAGCTCGCGGCTTTGCGCCTTTTCAGGCTTATTCCCCATGCAGCGCAGCCGGATATGCTTGAAGCTATGCGACTTTACGCCCGCGCTTTTAAGTCGGAAACGAAATAA
- a CDS encoding DNA alkylation repair protein yields the protein MSMNIPPAHLAALQEGTAETRHLADMLAIDMARLLRRLGLPPEEISALDLQNQGFVARMRRAGALLGSLHSEGEIRALQSHASDTIRGFAAYATIEALHEEARQNASELCRAIRPFAADRHFGVREWAWMAVRPALAARLAEAIDTLTPWVRDTDPNIRRFAIEVLRPRGVWTRHIPALRRDPSPILPLLNPLQTETHKYVQDSVANWLNDAGKDNPAFVITLCQSWRTAQPDHPGTLRICRRAQRRLKPPV from the coding sequence ATGTCGATGAACATCCCACCCGCACATCTTGCCGCACTTCAGGAAGGGACGGCCGAAACGCGCCATCTGGCGGACATGCTGGCGATCGACATGGCGCGACTTCTCCGGCGCCTTGGTCTCCCGCCGGAAGAGATTTCTGCGTTGGATCTCCAAAATCAGGGATTTGTTGCGCGCATGCGGCGCGCCGGGGCGCTGCTCGGGTCGCTTCATTCGGAGGGGGAGATCCGTGCCTTACAGTCTCACGCGAGTGACACAATCCGTGGTTTTGCGGCCTATGCGACGATCGAAGCCCTCCATGAAGAAGCGCGGCAGAATGCCAGCGAACTTTGTCGCGCCATCCGGCCTTTCGCGGCGGATCGGCATTTCGGAGTGCGGGAGTGGGCGTGGATGGCCGTCCGCCCCGCGCTCGCCGCGCGCCTTGCGGAGGCGATCGATACGCTCACGCCCTGGGTGCGTGACACGGACCCGAATATCCGGCGTTTCGCCATTGAAGTCCTGCGGCCGCGCGGTGTCTGGACCCGGCATATCCCGGCTTTGCGGCGTGACCCCTCACCGATCCTGCCATTGCTGAACCCTTTGCAGACGGAAACACATAAATATGTTCAGGATTCAGTTGCGAACTGGCTCAATGATGCGGGGAAGGACAACCCTGCATTCGTTATAACCCTTTGCCAGTCATGGCGCACCGCGCAGCCTGATCACCCCGGCACGCTGCGCATCTGCCGCCGGGCGCAACGTCGCCTGAAGCCCCCCGTCTGA